In one window of Pseudodesulfovibrio sediminis DNA:
- the rsgA gene encoding ribosome small subunit-dependent GTPase A has protein sequence MTGKIIKGVGGFYCVHVPGKGVYECRARGIFRKDKIKPLIGDNVDMALVDDAKKIGNIEKIFDRDNSLNRPTVANLDQAVIVFAVSQPEPNYNLLDRFLVMVEANGIDAIICFNKIDILSIKQVDTIVREYEKIGYAVLPTSSIKDQGIGELKALLYGKTTVFAGPSGVGKSSILNLIQDEMVLETGSVSDKNSRGKHTTRHAELICFHDDSYVVDTPGFSSLESEEMEANQLKHYFREFVEYESECKFSSCLHLNEPKCGVKEAVAAGHISESRYASYKQLVDELLGS, from the coding sequence GTGACAGGGAAAATTATTAAAGGCGTCGGTGGATTTTATTGTGTTCATGTACCAGGCAAAGGTGTCTATGAATGCAGAGCCCGGGGCATTTTTAGAAAAGATAAAATCAAACCGCTCATTGGTGACAATGTAGATATGGCGTTGGTGGATGATGCCAAGAAGATTGGCAACATTGAGAAGATTTTTGATCGTGACAATTCCTTGAATCGTCCCACAGTGGCCAATCTGGATCAGGCTGTGATCGTTTTTGCTGTCAGTCAGCCTGAGCCGAATTACAATCTTCTGGACAGATTTTTGGTGATGGTGGAAGCCAATGGCATAGATGCGATCATCTGCTTTAATAAGATTGATATACTGTCAATAAAACAAGTGGATACCATCGTCAGGGAATATGAAAAAATCGGTTATGCAGTTTTACCGACCAGTTCCATCAAAGACCAGGGCATTGGTGAGCTCAAGGCCTTACTCTATGGTAAGACAACCGTTTTTGCAGGCCCTTCAGGTGTGGGCAAATCCTCCATACTGAACTTGATTCAGGATGAGATGGTCCTCGAAACTGGCTCTGTCAGTGATAAGAACAGTAGAGGAAAACACACCACAAGACATGCAGAGTTGATTTGCTTCCATGATGATTCATATGTGGTCGATACACCGGGCTTTTCCTCTCTTGAAAGTGAAGAGATGGAGGCCAACCAGCTGAAGCACTATTTCAGAGAATTTGTCGAGTACGAATCCGAGTGCAAATTCAGCAGCTGTCTTCACCTGAACGAACCGAAATGCGGCGTCAAAGAGGCAGTTGCTGCGGGGCATATTTCAGAAAGTCGGTATGCGAGTTACAAACAGCTCGTGGACGAGTTACTTGGCTCTTAG
- a CDS encoding flagellar basal body-associated FliL family protein, translating into MADDDLTQEEGKKKGGMLKWIIILVVLIALGVGGYFGYTMFIAAPSEDDAATSEMTDGDQEPLENLEGTLVPLPTFLVNLADPLGRRYLKLGIEVEVRDEEASAALTAKEAKIKDALLLLLSSKTYDGLSSTKAKIELKQEIADRLNQVIGKGGVLRVYITEMVIQ; encoded by the coding sequence ATGGCAGATGACGATCTCACGCAGGAAGAAGGAAAGAAGAAAGGCGGAATGCTGAAATGGATCATCATTCTCGTGGTGCTGATTGCCCTCGGTGTTGGTGGATATTTCGGCTATACCATGTTTATTGCCGCCCCCAGCGAGGATGACGCAGCCACCTCGGAGATGACCGATGGCGATCAGGAACCGTTGGAGAATCTCGAAGGCACCCTTGTGCCGCTGCCCACGTTCCTGGTCAACCTGGCCGATCCTCTGGGCCGCCGGTATCTGAAGCTCGGCATCGAAGTCGAGGTACGGGATGAAGAAGCGTCCGCAGCCCTGACCGCCAAGGAAGCCAAGATAAAGGACGCCCTGCTCCTGCTCCTGTCGAGCAAGACCTACGACGGCCTGTCCTCTACAAAGGCAAAGATCGAACTCAAGCAGGAAATCGCGGATAGGCTCAACCAGGTTATCGGGAAAGGCGGCGTGCTGAGAGTGTATATTACCGAAATGGTCATCCAGTAG
- a CDS encoding 16S rRNA (guanine(527)-N(7))-methyltransferase RsmG: MANISPTNTEVWTAAKRIGRPVEAGEAELLATYLGQLTKWNKKMNLVGPSSWRGIFDRLVVDSLFLADFLAGLQLPDKPLCLDFGAGAGLPGIPLRILWQEGDYWLVEVREKRTTFMRSVLGRLKLPGTNVFHGKAEDVLTRLEKSGVQATADLILSRAFMPWEKLLDFIHPMVRNEADRKGMVVILANDPPPGAANIPDGWELGDVASYPAVEDTRYFWSLKVK; the protein is encoded by the coding sequence ATGGCAAACATATCTCCTACCAATACTGAAGTCTGGACCGCTGCCAAGCGGATTGGCCGCCCTGTGGAAGCGGGTGAGGCCGAGCTGCTGGCCACGTATCTGGGGCAACTTACCAAATGGAACAAGAAGATGAATCTGGTCGGCCCGTCGAGCTGGCGGGGCATCTTTGATCGGCTGGTGGTTGATTCGCTGTTTCTGGCTGATTTTCTGGCCGGGTTGCAGCTGCCGGACAAGCCGCTCTGTCTCGATTTCGGGGCCGGAGCCGGATTGCCGGGGATTCCCCTGCGCATCCTCTGGCAGGAAGGCGATTACTGGCTGGTCGAGGTCCGCGAAAAGCGCACCACCTTCATGCGGAGTGTGCTCGGCAGGCTCAAACTGCCCGGCACCAACGTCTTTCACGGCAAGGCCGAGGATGTGCTGACCCGGCTGGAGAAGTCGGGCGTACAGGCTACGGCGGATCTGATTCTGAGCCGTGCCTTCATGCCATGGGAAAAGCTGCTTGATTTCATCCACCCCATGGTACGCAACGAAGCAGACCGCAAGGGCATGGTCGTTATTCTGGCCAATGACCCGCCGCCGGGTGCGGCCAACATCCCCGATGGGTGGGAGCTCGGTGACGTGGCAAGCTACCCGGCAGTCGAAGATACGCGCTACTTCTGGTCGTTGAAGGTGAAGTAG
- a CDS encoding twin-arginine translocation signal domain-containing protein, which translates to MSNDHLKRRDFLKLGAIAGAAVAVSTVSTPSFAALSTRSLSECMEMDAVAMADASAPVSASWRSIRLAATEIRNPLIRKKVEAILDNPAPTVTKGLGTSEKHAAYKELVAKGLIKDVKEADFLPPSSSATTSAQPFYSAPGSGYHSHHAYPGGLATHTGLNVQVSMAIHDNYKQTYNYLLDRDVVIAAQLLHDLHKPWVFQWDKSGESRTERKLAGTGEHHPLGVAESIVRGLPAEVIVAQACAHNHPRTPADEAQVVGWLTAGAILAGVDPVKRGLLEKDGKTLPLPRRQEGFVTHLGDHDWILTVPAAQWIVPVMEKIAVRDYGISEGDLKKKPFNQFRNYVFSQATIMSLYETYASQGEAELVRTVHSIVTPA; encoded by the coding sequence ATGTCTAATGACCATCTTAAACGCCGTGACTTCCTCAAACTCGGAGCTATAGCAGGGGCTGCGGTTGCTGTTAGCACCGTGTCCACTCCCTCTTTTGCTGCTCTGTCCACACGCTCTTTGAGCGAATGTATGGAAATGGACGCTGTTGCCATGGCCGACGCCTCTGCTCCGGTTTCCGCTTCATGGCGTTCCATTCGACTCGCTGCCACAGAGATCCGCAATCCCCTTATCCGCAAAAAAGTGGAGGCCATTCTCGACAACCCCGCGCCCACGGTGACCAAGGGACTGGGCACAAGCGAGAAACACGCCGCGTACAAGGAGCTGGTCGCCAAAGGCCTTATCAAGGATGTTAAGGAAGCGGATTTCCTGCCGCCCTCTTCAAGCGCCACCACATCGGCCCAGCCATTCTACTCCGCACCCGGCAGCGGCTACCACAGCCACCACGCCTACCCGGGCGGACTGGCCACGCATACCGGTCTCAATGTGCAGGTGTCCATGGCCATCCACGACAACTACAAGCAAACCTACAATTACCTCCTCGACAGGGACGTGGTCATCGCAGCCCAGCTCCTGCATGACCTGCACAAGCCCTGGGTCTTCCAGTGGGACAAAAGCGGCGAATCCAGAACCGAACGCAAACTGGCCGGGACCGGCGAACATCACCCGCTGGGCGTTGCCGAATCCATTGTCCGCGGCCTGCCCGCCGAGGTTATCGTGGCTCAGGCATGTGCGCACAATCACCCCCGCACGCCTGCGGACGAAGCACAGGTCGTGGGCTGGCTCACTGCCGGGGCCATCCTCGCCGGAGTCGATCCGGTCAAACGCGGGCTGCTCGAAAAGGATGGCAAGACCCTGCCTCTGCCCCGCCGTCAGGAAGGATTCGTCACCCACCTCGGCGACCACGACTGGATTCTGACCGTCCCGGCAGCCCAGTGGATCGTGCCGGTCATGGAAAAAATCGCAGTCCGCGACTACGGCATAAGTGAAGGCGACCTCAAGAAAAAGCCCTTCAACCAGTTTCGCAACTACGTTTTCTCCCAGGCCACCATCATGTCTCTGTACGAAACATACGCTTCACAAGGCGAAGCTGAACTCGTGCGCACCGTGCATTCAATCGTCACCCCAGCCTAG
- the fliN gene encoding flagellar motor switch protein FliN: MSDDQDKLAQEWADALLDGDGDGGSDPDDPLGALENVADPADAGGADMGQDDEALADEWAAALADTEQDEIKHEKEQQFLSTQTHDYEFTDMGPDAKAGSSSGKRDLDFILDIPLEVSAELGRTKLLINELLQLGQGSVVELNKLAGEPLEIYVNGKLVARGEAVVINEKFGIRLTDIISPIERVKQLG, encoded by the coding sequence ATGTCTGACGATCAAGACAAACTTGCACAGGAATGGGCGGACGCCCTCTTGGATGGTGATGGCGACGGTGGATCTGATCCCGATGATCCGCTTGGCGCGCTTGAAAACGTTGCCGACCCAGCTGATGCAGGTGGCGCGGATATGGGCCAGGACGATGAGGCCCTGGCAGATGAATGGGCCGCAGCGCTGGCCGACACCGAACAGGACGAGATCAAGCACGAGAAAGAACAGCAGTTCCTCTCCACCCAGACGCATGACTACGAGTTCACCGACATGGGCCCGGACGCCAAAGCCGGTAGCTCTTCCGGCAAACGCGACCTGGACTTCATTCTCGACATTCCGCTGGAAGTCTCGGCCGAACTGGGCCGTACCAAGCTCCTGATCAACGAACTGCTGCAGCTCGGTCAGGGTTCGGTTGTCGAGCTGAACAAACTGGCAGGCGAACCCTTGGAAATTTATGTGAACGGCAAGCTGGTGGCGCGCGGCGAAGCGGTCGTCATCAACGAGAAGTTCGGTATCCGTCTGACGGATATCATCAGCCCCATCGAGCGAGTGAAACAACTTGGCTAA
- a CDS encoding YggS family pyridoxal phosphate-dependent enzyme — translation MSDRKTELAERVAEVKEQLAAAAALADRNPEDVHLLAVSKLHPASDIRALAETGQMDFGENYVQEALGKLEELSDLDLNFHFIGGLQSNKAKFVSGNFGLVHSVDSRKLAQALHKKAVSLNVVQDILIQVNISGEVQKSGITEELLPDMADAVMEMEGVRLVGLMTMPPFFDDPERARPVFARLRELKVVLEKQVGTKLPHLSMGMSGDFVPAVEEGATLVRIGTQIFGARPPQG, via the coding sequence ATGAGCGACAGAAAGACGGAATTGGCCGAACGCGTGGCCGAGGTAAAAGAACAGCTGGCCGCGGCAGCCGCTTTGGCAGACCGCAACCCCGAGGATGTACACCTGCTGGCCGTGTCCAAACTGCACCCGGCGTCGGACATTCGGGCTCTGGCGGAAACAGGCCAGATGGATTTTGGCGAGAACTATGTACAGGAAGCGTTGGGCAAACTGGAAGAGCTGAGTGATCTGGACCTGAATTTCCATTTCATCGGCGGCCTGCAGTCCAACAAGGCAAAATTTGTCAGCGGCAATTTCGGGCTGGTGCACAGCGTGGACTCTCGTAAACTGGCCCAGGCATTGCACAAAAAAGCGGTAAGTTTGAACGTTGTTCAGGACATCCTTATTCAGGTAAACATCTCTGGAGAAGTGCAAAAGTCTGGAATCACGGAAGAATTACTCCCTGATATGGCCGATGCGGTCATGGAAATGGAGGGCGTGCGCCTTGTCGGTTTGATGACAATGCCGCCGTTTTTTGATGATCCGGAGCGGGCCAGACCTGTTTTTGCCCGGCTCAGAGAGCTCAAGGTTGTATTGGAAAAACAAGTAGGTACAAAATTGCCGCATCTCTCCATGGGCATGAGCGGCGACTTTGTTCCAGCGGTGGAAGAAGGGGCGACACTGGTCCGTATCGGGACCCAGATATTCGGCGCTCGGCCGCCACAAGGATAA
- a CDS encoding OmpA/MotB family protein, which produces MAKKKKKLDCEEIPPWMVTFADVMTLMLTFFILLVSMSTVDQRRKLVALGSIIGTFGFNDSSYDTFSKNDTKKTVEPGPIDSGDLEPLQSLKWENVDDDIDFRSNRFVQILSINASLLFEPDGSTLSLEGIATLDKFLPLLSQVKYPLLLAGHTADLRDELGLNYQPGDDSANPDLSWKLSLNRSLAIYQYLIQNGMNPAMLKVEAFGKFRPHYPQLKPEDRRRNRRVDIVLDKRSSQLADRIIQPTATEEDRKETMDVDGFEFDVTTPPELR; this is translated from the coding sequence ATGGCCAAAAAAAAGAAAAAACTCGACTGCGAAGAGATCCCCCCGTGGATGGTCACGTTCGCAGACGTCATGACACTCATGCTGACCTTTTTCATCCTGCTGGTTTCCATGTCCACCGTGGACCAGCGCCGCAAGCTCGTTGCCCTTGGCTCCATCATCGGTACCTTCGGCTTCAATGACTCCAGCTACGACACGTTCTCCAAGAACGACACCAAGAAGACCGTTGAGCCCGGCCCCATCGACTCGGGCGATCTGGAACCGCTCCAGTCTCTGAAATGGGAAAACGTGGACGACGACATCGACTTTCGATCCAACCGATTCGTGCAGATTCTGTCCATCAACGCCAGCCTGCTTTTCGAACCGGACGGGTCCACGCTCAGCCTTGAAGGCATCGCCACGCTCGACAAGTTTCTGCCCCTGCTGTCGCAGGTGAAGTACCCCCTGCTGCTGGCCGGTCACACCGCGGATCTACGCGACGAACTGGGGTTGAACTATCAACCCGGCGACGACTCGGCCAACCCGGACCTGTCGTGGAAGCTCTCTTTGAACCGCTCCCTGGCCATCTATCAGTACCTCATTCAGAACGGCATGAATCCGGCCATGCTCAAGGTGGAGGCCTTTGGCAAATTCCGCCCCCACTATCCGCAGCTCAAACCGGAAGACAGACGCCGCAACCGCCGTGTGGATATCGTTCTGGACAAGCGCTCCAGCCAGTTGGCCGATCGCATTATCCAACCCACAGCCACGGAAGAGGACCGCAAGGAAACCATGGATGTGGACGGCTTTGAATTCGACGTGACCACTCCACCGGAGTTGAGGTAG
- a CDS encoding motility protein A has product MDLGTIIGIVLSFGLVLSAILSGSSLIIFVSVPSLLIVVGGTIGAGLVNYPMNYVIGVIGVIKNTFFSSLDAPSDIIEQFKDYANRARREGILSLEPLIKEIDDDYLRKGLQLTVDGLEPQTIQEILETEISYLGDRHATGADVVAALGTLAPAMGMIGTVIGLVQMLQTMSDPSSIGPAMAVALLTTLYGAIIANLVLNPMAGKLKARSKEELLLREMILEGILSISKGENPRIIEEKLNSFLPPKDRVSED; this is encoded by the coding sequence ATGGATCTCGGAACCATAATAGGCATTGTTCTTTCATTCGGCCTGGTGCTGTCAGCTATTCTGTCAGGCTCCAGTCTGATCATCTTCGTTTCCGTGCCCTCCTTGCTCATCGTTGTGGGCGGCACCATTGGCGCAGGGCTGGTCAACTACCCCATGAACTACGTCATCGGTGTCATCGGTGTTATCAAGAACACCTTTTTCTCCAGCTTGGACGCGCCCTCCGACATCATCGAGCAATTCAAGGATTACGCCAACCGCGCACGCCGCGAAGGCATCCTGTCACTGGAACCCCTGATCAAGGAAATCGACGACGATTATCTGCGCAAAGGGTTGCAGCTGACCGTTGACGGACTGGAGCCGCAGACCATTCAGGAAATCCTCGAAACCGAAATCTCCTACCTCGGCGATCGTCACGCCACCGGCGCGGACGTGGTGGCCGCACTGGGCACGCTGGCCCCTGCCATGGGCATGATCGGTACGGTTATCGGCCTGGTGCAGATGCTCCAGACCATGTCCGACCCGTCCTCCATCGGCCCGGCCATGGCCGTGGCCCTGCTGACCACATTGTATGGCGCCATCATCGCCAACCTCGTTCTCAACCCCATGGCCGGCAAGCTCAAGGCCCGCAGCAAGGAGGAGCTCCTGCTCCGCGAAATGATCCTGGAAGGCATTCTGTCCATTTCCAAAGGTGAAAACCCCCGTATCATTGAGGAAAAACTGAACAGCTTCCTGCCGCCCAAGGACAGGGTCAGCGAAGACTAG
- a CDS encoding OmpA/MotB family protein encodes MGKKKKDEPCPPLALWLVTFSDLMTLLLTFFVLLLTMASMDNAILTTVTLTTADLGLLEKRGSGRVNVKERMIIDLMEKPWEVLEKKQRIKDLLFPDDELPEEIEKAQLDENLEVLAKQDGVALVFTDKILFIEGSAELSTKGQFLIGRLVPMMTETTAPINVAGYTDAAEGAQNPYELSGDRALSVLSFMVGKGVPNKRFSLSAYGNDVPVMNEFGKPVPSAMNRRVEILLKTARPIGGYQ; translated from the coding sequence ATGGGCAAGAAGAAAAAAGACGAACCCTGTCCGCCTCTGGCGCTCTGGCTGGTCACGTTCTCGGACCTGATGACCCTCCTGCTGACCTTTTTCGTCCTGCTCCTGACCATGGCCTCCATGGATAACGCCATCTTGACCACCGTCACCCTGACCACGGCGGACCTGGGCCTGCTCGAAAAACGCGGCTCAGGCCGGGTCAATGTCAAGGAGCGCATGATCATAGACCTCATGGAAAAACCATGGGAAGTGCTGGAAAAGAAACAGCGCATCAAGGACCTGCTCTTCCCGGACGACGAGCTGCCCGAGGAAATCGAAAAGGCGCAGCTCGACGAGAATCTGGAGGTGCTGGCCAAACAGGATGGCGTGGCCCTGGTGTTCACCGACAAAATCCTGTTTATCGAGGGCAGCGCCGAGTTGTCGACCAAGGGGCAGTTCCTCATTGGGAGGCTGGTGCCCATGATGACCGAGACCACCGCCCCCATCAACGTGGCCGGGTACACGGACGCCGCAGAGGGCGCGCAAAATCCCTATGAGCTGTCCGGCGACCGCGCCCTGTCCGTCCTCTCGTTCATGGTGGGCAAGGGCGTGCCCAACAAACGATTCAGTCTTTCCGCCTATGGCAACGACGTTCCCGTGATGAACGAATTCGGGAAACCCGTGCCTTCGGCAATGAACCGGCGCGTTGAAATACTGCTCAAGACGGCCCGGCCCATCGGCGGTTATCAATAA
- the fliO gene encoding flagellar biosynthetic protein FliO, whose protein sequence is MQLPAVDSGTTILTTAGYLCLMLGAIFLAYWLLKRFGVPGAMSGQGGPRLISRLMLGNRQSIAVVRYRDKDMILGVTEENITLLASEEAGEDIEVEQPARSFASFLKRSGNNDSEQ, encoded by the coding sequence ATGCAGCTTCCTGCGGTGGACTCAGGAACGACAATCCTAACCACTGCCGGATACCTGTGCCTGATGCTTGGCGCCATTTTTCTGGCATACTGGCTGCTCAAGCGGTTTGGCGTCCCCGGCGCCATGAGCGGCCAGGGCGGTCCCCGTCTGATCAGCCGCCTCATGCTCGGCAACCGGCAGTCCATAGCCGTGGTCCGATACCGCGACAAGGACATGATCCTTGGCGTGACCGAAGAAAACATCACCCTGCTCGCCAGTGAAGAGGCAGGGGAGGACATCGAGGTGGAGCAACCGGCCCGAAGCTTTGCCTCATTTCTGAAGAGGAGCGGCAACAATGACTCGGAGCAGTAA
- the topA gene encoding type I DNA topoisomerase, producing MSKDLIIVESPAKVKTISKFLGKNYIVDASVGHVRDLPTRDLGVDEENNFAPRYEVIQGKEDVVKRLRSAAKKADTVFLAPDPDREGEAIAWHVAELLKPVNDNIRRIQFNEITSRAVKEALENAQELNEDLFDSQQARRILDRLVGYKISPILWKNVKRGISAGRVQSVALKILVEREKERRAFRADEYWPFKVLLEGGNPPPFWMDLHKLSGKAVKPGVNHVGNQEQAESLQQALETGEFVVDSVVEKQRKRNPLPPYITSTLQQDANRRMGYSAKRTMSIAQRLYEGVELGKQGTTALITYMRTDSVRIAKDAQDAAKKLILERFGADYYPPKTRHFKTKGSAQDAHEAIRPVDVSVTPDDVKSYLPSEQHKLYRLIWQRFVASQMAVATFWDTTVLVSAPETIWRAKGERLLFPGFLAAMDKAKAEDDTELPKLAQGDVLQLNELKKEQKFTQPPPRFSEASLVKTLEELGIGRPSTYAAIISTLLDREYARQEEKRFVPTELGFTVSDQLSEHFQALMDVGFTAQMESLLDDVADGKKDWEDLLKAFGDDFYPTLEKARTEMARSQQVTDITCENCGKPMAIKFGRTGEFLGCTGFPSCRTIKNFTRDEQGAIQVVEREKPEDTGVKCEKCGRPMAIKQSRRGEFLGCTGYPDCKSIVNFTRDADGVIQVVESEKPEVVGTCPECGGELLLKKARTGSRFIACSNYPDCTYAAPFSTGVPCPKEGCEGELVEKSSRRGKLFYSCSTYPKCDYAVWNWPIAEECPKCKHPILTRKTTKDKGEHIACPKKGCGYTRPLEGEE from the coding sequence ATGTCAAAAGATCTGATTATCGTTGAGTCCCCTGCCAAAGTGAAAACCATTTCCAAATTTCTTGGAAAGAACTATATCGTCGATGCCTCAGTCGGCCATGTCCGCGATCTGCCTACCCGCGACCTCGGTGTGGATGAAGAGAACAACTTCGCTCCCCGCTATGAAGTCATTCAGGGCAAAGAGGATGTCGTCAAACGCCTGCGCAGCGCAGCCAAGAAGGCGGACACCGTCTTCCTCGCACCTGACCCCGACCGCGAGGGTGAGGCCATTGCCTGGCATGTGGCCGAGCTCCTGAAACCGGTCAATGACAATATCAGGCGTATCCAGTTCAACGAAATTACCTCCCGTGCAGTCAAAGAGGCGTTGGAAAACGCCCAGGAACTCAACGAGGACCTGTTCGACTCCCAGCAGGCCCGTCGCATTCTGGACCGGCTGGTCGGCTACAAGATTTCTCCCATTCTGTGGAAGAACGTGAAGCGCGGTATCTCCGCGGGACGCGTACAGTCCGTCGCGCTCAAGATTCTGGTGGAACGCGAAAAGGAACGTCGTGCCTTCCGGGCCGATGAGTACTGGCCGTTCAAGGTACTGCTTGAGGGCGGCAATCCGCCGCCGTTCTGGATGGATCTGCACAAGCTGTCCGGCAAAGCGGTTAAGCCCGGCGTCAATCATGTCGGCAATCAGGAACAGGCCGAGTCCTTGCAGCAGGCTTTGGAGACCGGTGAGTTCGTCGTGGATTCCGTGGTCGAGAAGCAGCGCAAACGCAATCCGCTGCCCCCGTATATCACCTCCACCCTGCAGCAGGACGCCAACCGGCGCATGGGCTACTCCGCCAAGCGGACCATGTCCATTGCCCAGCGTCTGTACGAAGGTGTGGAACTCGGCAAGCAGGGCACCACGGCGCTGATCACCTATATGCGTACCGACTCCGTGCGTATCGCCAAGGACGCTCAGGATGCGGCCAAGAAGCTCATCCTCGAACGCTTCGGCGCAGACTACTATCCGCCCAAGACCCGACATTTCAAGACCAAGGGCAGCGCACAGGACGCGCACGAAGCGATCCGTCCCGTTGATGTCTCTGTCACGCCCGATGACGTGAAGTCCTATCTCCCGTCGGAGCAGCACAAACTCTATCGGCTCATCTGGCAGCGGTTTGTTGCCTCGCAGATGGCCGTGGCCACTTTCTGGGACACCACGGTTCTGGTCAGCGCCCCGGAGACAATCTGGCGTGCCAAGGGCGAACGGCTGCTCTTCCCCGGTTTCCTGGCTGCCATGGACAAGGCCAAAGCCGAAGACGACACCGAACTGCCCAAGCTGGCCCAGGGCGATGTGCTGCAATTGAACGAACTGAAGAAAGAGCAGAAGTTCACCCAGCCGCCGCCGCGATTCTCTGAAGCCTCGCTGGTCAAGACTCTGGAAGAACTGGGCATTGGCCGTCCGTCCACTTATGCCGCGATCATCTCCACGTTGCTGGACCGCGAATACGCCCGTCAGGAAGAGAAGCGCTTCGTGCCCACGGAACTCGGGTTCACTGTTTCCGATCAGCTCTCCGAACATTTTCAGGCACTCATGGATGTCGGCTTCACCGCACAGATGGAGTCTCTGCTCGATGACGTGGCTGACGGCAAGAAGGACTGGGAAGACCTGCTCAAGGCGTTTGGTGATGATTTTTATCCCACCCTGGAGAAGGCCCGTACCGAGATGGCCCGGAGCCAGCAGGTCACGGACATCACCTGCGAGAATTGCGGCAAGCCCATGGCCATCAAGTTTGGCCGTACCGGCGAATTTCTGGGCTGCACCGGGTTCCCCAGCTGCCGGACAATCAAGAACTTTACCCGTGACGAGCAGGGTGCCATCCAGGTTGTGGAGCGTGAAAAGCCCGAAGACACCGGCGTGAAATGCGAGAAGTGTGGTCGCCCCATGGCTATCAAGCAGTCCCGTCGAGGGGAATTCCTTGGCTGCACCGGCTACCCGGATTGCAAGTCCATCGTCAACTTTACCCGTGATGCGGACGGGGTCATTCAGGTGGTTGAATCCGAGAAGCCCGAAGTGGTCGGCACCTGCCCTGAATGCGGCGGCGAGTTGCTGCTCAAGAAGGCGCGCACTGGTTCCCGGTTCATCGCCTGTTCCAATTATCCTGACTGCACCTATGCCGCGCCGTTTTCCACCGGCGTTCCGTGTCCCAAGGAGGGATGCGAGGGCGAACTGGTCGAGAAATCCTCGCGCCGGGGCAAGCTGTTCTATTCCTGCTCCACCTATCCCAAGTGCGACTACGCTGTCTGGAACTGGCCCATTGCCGAGGAATGCCCCAAGTGCAAGCATCCCATCCTGACGCGCAAGACCACCAAGGATAAGGGCGAGCATATTGCCTGTCCCAAGAAGGGCTGCGGCTACACCCGTCCTCTTGAAGGCGAGGAGTAG